From a region of the Castanea sativa cultivar Marrone di Chiusa Pesio chromosome 10, ASM4071231v1 genome:
- the LOC142611546 gene encoding epoxide hydrolase 3-like, which produces MEKIEHTTIAANGINMHVASIGTGPVILFLHGFPELWYSWRHQLLSLSSHGYRCIAPDLRGYGDTDAPPSAASYTVFHIIGDLVGLIDHLGIDQVFLVGHDWGAIIAWNFCLFRPDRIKALINMSVVWFPRNPTINPVDGFRAAFGDDYYVCRFQEPGETEKNFANLDTSLLFKNLLLNRDPSPPLFPKEIGLSGLLKTPETLSPWLSEEDTDYYGRIFKKTGFTGGLNYYRALKLSWELTAPWTGLKIKVPVKFIVGDLDLTYTVPGVKEYIHNGGFKQEVPNLQDVVVIEGAAHFINQEKPEEVNAHIHDFIKKF; this is translated from the exons ATGGAAAAGATAGAGCACACAACCATAGCCGCAAATGGCATTAACATGCACGTCGCGTCAATAGGGACAGGTCCAGTGATTCTCTTCCTCCATGGCTTCCCTGAACTTTGGTACTCATGGCGCCACCagcttctctccctctcttcccATGGCTACCGTTGCATTGCCCCTGACCTCCGTGGCTATGGTGACACTGATGCTCCGCCCTCCGCCGCCTCCTACACCGTGTTTCACATCATCGGTGACCTTGTTGGCCTTATTGACCATCTGGGTATCGACCAGGTCTTCTTGGTTGGCCATGACTGGGGAGCTATAATAGCCTGGAATTTTTGCTTGTTCAGGCCTGACCGAATCAAAGCACTGATCAACATGAGTGTGGTGTGGTTTCCTAGGAACCCAACTATTAATCCTGTGGATGGATTTAGAGCTGCGTTTGGTGATGATTACTACGTTTGCAGGTTTCAA GAACCTGGAGAGACCGAAAAGAATTTTGCTAACCTGGATACTTCACTACTATTTAAGAATCTTCTTTTAAATAGGGATCCAAGTCCTCCATTATTTCCTAAAGAAATTGGACTAAGTGGTCTACTTAAAACTCCAGAGACCTTGTCCCCTTGGTTGTCAGAAGAAGATACTGACTACTATGGCAGAATATTTAAAAAGACAGGCTTCACTGGAGGATTGAACTATTATCGCGCTTTGAAACT ATCCTGGGAGCTCACAGCACCATGGACTGGACTGAAGATCAAAGTGCCTGTAAAGTTCATTGTGGGCGACCTGGACCTCACGTATACCGTCCCAGGTGTAAAAGAATATATACACAATGGTGGCTTCAAGCAAGAGGTGCCAAATCTTCAAGATGTAGTTGTAATTGAAGGAGCAGCCCACTTTATCAATCAAGAAAAGCCAGAGGAGGTCAACGCACACATTCATGACTTTATCAAGAAGTTCTGA
- the LOC142613677 gene encoding epoxide hydrolase 2-like, with protein sequence MRDERSKMEKIEHTTVPTNGINMHIASIGTGPVILFLHGFPELWYSWRNQLLSLSSLGYRCIAPDLRGHGDTDAPPSSATYSGIHIAGDLVGLLDHLGIDQVFLVGHDWGAMMAWNFCWFRPDRVKALVTLSVPFFPRNPTIKFVDGLRASLGDDYYFFWFQEPGVAEEDFARMDTAILMKKLFSAFDDLRFIPKDIGFSGLQISNTLPSSLTEEDINYYANKFDQKGFTGALNYYRAADLTWELTAPWTGLQIKVPSKFIVGDQDIVYKMPGVKEYVLNGGFKKDVPNLQDVVVMEGVGHFINQEKTQEISTHIYDFIKKF encoded by the exons ATGCGAGACGAGAGATCAAAGATGGAGAAGATAGAGCACACAACAGTTCCCACAAATGGCATAAATATGCACATAGCTTCAATAGGTACAGGTCCAGTGATCCTCTTCCTTCACGGCTTCCCTGAGCTCTGGTACTCATGGCGCAACCAgcttctctccctctcctcccTTGGCTACCGTTGCATAGCCCCTGACCTCCGTGGACATGGCGACACAGACGCCCCGCCCTCCTCCGCCACCTACTCCGGGATTCACATCGCCGGTGACCTTGTTGGCCTGCTTGACCATCTGGGTATCGACCAGGTCTTCTTGGTCGGCCATGACTGGGGAGCTATGATGGCCTGGAACTTTTGCTGGTTCAGGCCAGATCGTGTCAAGGCTTTGGTCACCTTGAGCGTGCCATTTTTTCCCAGGAACCCAACCATCAAGTTTGTGGATGGCTTGAGAGCTTCATTAGGTGacgattattattttttctggtttcag GAACCTGGAGTAGCTGAAGAAGATTTTGCTCGCATGGATACTGCAATTCTAATGAAGAAGTTGTTCTCAGCTTTTGATGATCTTCGATTTATACCCAAAGACATAGGATTTTCAGGATTGCAGATTTCAAATACCTTGCCCTCATCGTTGACAGAAGAAGATATTAATTATTACGCTAACAAATTCGACCAGAAAGGCTTTACTGGAGCATTGAACTACTATAGAGCTGCTGACCT AACCTGGGAGCTCACAGCACCATGGACTGGATTACAGATCAAAGTACCATCGAAGTTCATTGTGGGTGACCAAGACATCGTCTATAAGATGCCAGGTGTAAAGGAATATGTACTAAACGGTGGCTTCAAGAAAGATGTGCCAAATTTGCAAGATGTAGTTGTGATGGAAGGAGTAGGTCACTTTATCAACCAAGAAAAGACACAGGAGATCAGCACACACATATATGACTTTATCAAGAAGTTTTAA
- the LOC142612306 gene encoding uncharacterized protein LOC142612306 yields MKGADEQAITFTDEDAERVHHLHDDVIVITLLIAGYTTRRVLVDNGSSTNILYYLAFQQMRLGRDQLRPVNSPLIGFGKMKVQLVGQVQEDQLAAREYYLAMLAMDEHKQMMSIDERRVTAEPTKVLEDIPRVEGNPGKFTKIGTSMKEKTKQDPVQFLRKSIDVFTWSHEDMLGINLSVITHRLNVHLSSKPVHQKKRVFAPKRDNSIKEEVQKLTTAKFIWEVYYSDWLANVVMLVDSIVGHKLLSLMDAFSDGQNVEVYVDDILVKSLGEEKHLEDLQETFDTLRRHNMKLNPRKCAFGVLSGKFLGFIVSHRGIEANPDKIQAILNMEPPRNVKEIKSLTG; encoded by the exons ATGAAGGGGGCAGATGAGCAAGCCATTACTTTCACAGACGAGGACGCTGAAAGGGTTCACCACCTACATGATGACGTGATCGTCATCACATTACTCATTGCTGGTTATACGACTagaagggtgttggtagacaatggaAGTTcgacaaatattttatattaccttgccttccaacaaatgaggcttggACGAGATCAACTTCGACCAGTAAATTCGCCATTGATAGGATTTGGAAAGATGAAAGTGCAACTTGTGG GTCAAGTACAAGAAGATCAATTAGCCGCTAGAGAATACTATCtagccatgttggctatggACGAACACAAGCAGATGATGAGCATAGACGAGAGAAGAGTTACCGCGGAGCCCACAAAAGTGCTAGAAGACATCCCTCGAGTAGAGGGTAATCCTGGGAAgtttaccaaaattggaacaaGTATGAAGGAAAAGACGAAGCAAGACCCCGTCCAGTTCTTAAGGAAGAGTATTGATGTTTTCacatggagtcatgaagacatgctgGGAATTAACCTAAGTGTTATCACTCATCGGTTGAATGTGCACCTATCTTCCAAGCCCGTTCATCAGAAgaaaagagtttttgctcctaAACGAGATAATTCCATTAAAGAAGAAGTTCAGAAGTTAACCACGGCAAAATTTATCTGGGAAGTTTATTACTCGGATTGGTTGGCTAAcgtggtgatg ttggtgGACTCAATTGTGGGTCATAAATTGCTAAGTTTGATGGATGCCTTCTCAG ATGGACAGAATGTGgaagtttatgtagatgatatatTGGTAAAGAGCTTGGGCgaggaaaagcatttggaagaccttcaagagaccttcGATACACTTAGACGACATAacatgaagttaaatccgaGGAAGTGCGCTTTTGGAGTTTTGTCAGGGAAGTTTCTTGGGTTCATAGTTTCACATAggggaattgaagcaaatcctgATAAAATtcaggcgatactgaatatggaaccaccaaGGAATGTCAAAGAAATCAAATCTCTCACTGGGTGA